A genomic stretch from bacterium BMS3Abin14 includes:
- a CDS encoding PTS system sorbose-specific iic component, with the protein MSSLPVLLFSTALVGGLLGVERTAFGQFSLSRPLVASFLFGALTGRPAEGAMVGIIFELLYIRSIPAGSYVPYHPLYPALLSVMLLASGVLGDHGWMRIPAAALLALPAILPDRLAEIIWRRSNERAIIRSVALCRMGKPGQARTVHMVGISRAFLFHAISITLSGGILYFLSSRVLAAVPGALGYFSVLGIAPFFVGLAGVSANRLRGFGWIGFVLGLLAGALVGSGVLA; encoded by the coding sequence GTGAGTTCCCTGCCGGTCCTTCTGTTTTCCACAGCCCTTGTCGGCGGCCTTCTTGGCGTGGAGAGAACAGCCTTCGGTCAGTTTTCTCTGTCCAGGCCCTTGGTCGCCTCCTTTCTTTTCGGCGCCCTTACCGGCCGGCCCGCGGAGGGGGCAATGGTGGGTATCATCTTTGAACTGTTGTATATCAGATCCATTCCCGCCGGCTCCTATGTCCCCTACCATCCGCTCTACCCTGCGCTTCTTTCCGTGATGCTGCTCGCCTCGGGGGTTTTGGGCGACCATGGCTGGATGAGGATTCCGGCAGCCGCGCTGCTTGCCCTGCCGGCTATCCTGCCGGACCGCCTGGCAGAAATTATCTGGAGGAGGTCAAACGAACGGGCCATTATCAGGTCAGTGGCCCTTTGCAGAATGGGGAAACCCGGCCAGGCTCGCACCGTCCACATGGTGGGCATCAGCAGGGCATTCCTTTTTCATGCCATATCCATCACCCTTTCCGGCGGTATTCTCTATTTCCTTTCCTCCCGGGTTCTTGCTGCGGTTCCGGGAGCGCTTGGTTATTTTTCTGTGCTTGGCATAGCTCCGTTTTTTGTCGGGTTGGCAGGTGTGTCGGCCAATCGTCTCCGGGGGTTTGGATGGATAGGGTTTGTCCTGGGCCTGCTGGCGGGGGCGCTTGTGGGAAGCGGCGTTCTGGCATGA
- the manZ gene encoding mannose permease IID component — protein MIGIGIRERILFLVRSLSIQGSWSYRHMQGLGYFFVLYPWLRRITGDDFHKVFKRHLTYFNTHPIMASYLFGVSARLDEEGDHEGSVRAKNTLMGPMGAAGDSLFWGSLRPLVTVSGLCVALFNPLVGVFTLLFLHNAIQLFARWFLFDKGFENAADPLSCFADHDILGYSRKIRSAIAPPAGFLLGMVAVRTGTPGTVLLLFCVPLSLYLMGRKTLTVWAVVAFISLILGVLGLRMELPWFLPR, from the coding sequence ATGATCGGAATCGGAATCAGGGAGAGAATCCTTTTTCTTGTGCGCTCCCTGTCAATACAGGGATCCTGGAGCTATCGGCACATGCAGGGATTGGGATATTTTTTCGTCCTTTACCCCTGGCTCAGGAGGATCACCGGGGATGATTTTCATAAGGTGTTTAAGCGCCATCTCACTTATTTCAACACCCACCCCATTATGGCCTCCTACCTGTTCGGCGTAAGCGCCCGTCTGGACGAGGAAGGGGATCATGAGGGTTCGGTTCGGGCCAAAAACACTCTCATGGGCCCCATGGGAGCAGCGGGAGACAGTCTCTTCTGGGGTTCGCTGAGGCCGCTTGTCACCGTTTCAGGCCTGTGCGTCGCTCTTTTTAACCCTTTGGTCGGGGTGTTTACACTTCTCTTTCTTCACAACGCCATCCAGCTTTTCGCCAGGTGGTTTCTGTTTGACAAGGGGTTTGAGAACGCCGCCGACCCGTTGTCCTGTTTTGCCGATCACGATATCCTGGGATATTCCAGGAAAATTCGCTCGGCCATAGCGCCGCCGGCAGGTTTTCTCCTGGGAATGGTTGCGGTCAGGACAGGGACGCCCGGAACCGTTCTCCTGCTTTTCTGTGTTCCCCTGAGCCTTTACCTGATGGGGAGAAAAACACTGACGGTGTGGGCTGTTGTGGCGTTTATCTCTCTGATCCTGGGTGTGCTGGGGTTAAGGATGGAATTACCGTGGTTTCTGCCGAGGTGA
- the crh gene encoding HPr-like protein Crh has protein sequence MVSAEVIISNTLGMHARAAAVFVREAARFHSEIWLEKGENRVNGKSIMGILTLAAAKGETLVVAAEGTDEDDAVRTLVEIVSSGFGE, from the coding sequence GTGGTTTCTGCCGAGGTGATCATCAGCAACACTCTTGGCATGCACGCTCGTGCTGCCGCCGTATTTGTTCGGGAGGCCGCCCGATTCCATAGCGAGATATGGCTCGAGAAGGGCGAAAACAGGGTCAACGGCAAGAGTATCATGGGTATACTTACCCTTGCGGCCGCCAAAGGCGAGACCCTTGTTGTGGCGGCTGAGGGCACGGACGAGGATGATGCCGTCAGGACCCTGGTTGAGATCGTGTCTTCCGGGTTCGGGGAATGA
- the metK gene encoding S-adenosylmethionine synthase has translation MSMTDFLFTSESVTEGHPDKISDQISDAILDAIIKEDIGCRVACETLVTTGLVFVAGEITTSTYVEIPEIARGVIRDVGYNSSQMGFDWESCSVLTSIHHQSSDIAMGVDPGGAGDQGLMFGYACNETQSLMPMPIVFAHQLTRRLTKCRKEGILEFLRPDGKSQVTIEYRGYKPVRIDAVVLSSQHHPDIGEKALRAGIIEEVARKVLPSDMLDDNTKFYVNPTGRFVMGGPMGDTGLTGRKIIVDTYGGQGSHGGGCFSGKDPSKVDRSASYMARYIAKNVVAAGLAERCEVQLAYAIGISDPVSVMINSFRTSKISPDRIAKIIRDIFPLKPRKIIEALDLLRPIYRNTASYGHFGRDEPEFTWERTDKVEELRSAAGL, from the coding sequence ATGAGCATGACAGATTTTCTCTTTACTTCGGAATCGGTGACCGAAGGACACCCCGATAAAATATCCGATCAGATCTCCGATGCCATTCTTGATGCGATCATAAAGGAAGATATAGGATGCAGGGTGGCATGCGAGACGCTGGTCACAACCGGCCTGGTATTCGTAGCCGGGGAGATAACAACCTCCACCTACGTCGAGATCCCTGAAATCGCCAGGGGAGTGATCAGGGATGTGGGATACAATAGTTCGCAGATGGGCTTCGACTGGGAATCGTGCAGCGTGCTTACCTCCATCCATCATCAATCGTCGGACATAGCCATGGGGGTCGATCCCGGCGGCGCCGGCGATCAGGGCCTCATGTTTGGCTATGCCTGCAATGAGACGCAAAGCCTGATGCCGATGCCCATCGTATTCGCCCATCAGCTTACCAGGCGACTGACCAAGTGCAGAAAGGAAGGAATCCTCGAGTTCCTCAGGCCCGACGGGAAATCCCAGGTGACCATCGAGTACCGGGGATACAAACCTGTTCGCATCGACGCTGTCGTACTGTCCTCCCAGCACCACCCCGACATTGGAGAAAAGGCCCTGAGGGCTGGGATTATCGAGGAGGTTGCCCGGAAAGTTCTCCCGTCGGACATGCTGGACGATAACACCAAATTTTACGTGAACCCCACGGGCAGGTTTGTAATGGGAGGGCCCATGGGGGATACGGGGCTTACCGGACGGAAGATTATCGTGGACACCTATGGCGGGCAGGGAAGCCACGGGGGGGGATGTTTTTCGGGAAAAGATCCATCCAAGGTAGATCGCTCCGCATCCTATATGGCCAGATATATCGCCAAAAACGTTGTTGCCGCGGGTCTTGCCGAAAGGTGTGAGGTTCAGCTTGCCTACGCCATCGGAATTTCCGATCCCGTATCGGTCATGATCAATTCATTCCGGACCTCGAAAATATCTCCGGACAGGATAGCAAAAATCATCAGGGATATCTTTCCCCTTAAGCCCAGAAAAATAATCGAAGCGCTGGATCTTCTTCGGCCGATCTACCGTAATACAGCTTCCTATGGGCACTTTGGACGGGATGAGCCGGAATTCACCTGGGAGAGGACCGATAAGGTTGAGGAACTGCGGTCCGCCGCCGGTCTGTAA
- the ahcY gene encoding adenosylhomocysteinase, whose translation MEYDIKDINLADQGKLRIEWAAQNMPVLARIEERFRLELPLDGYRLVACLHVTTETAQLMKTLKAGGAQVALCASNPLSTQDDVAASLVKDDHISVFAIKGEDNDTYYDHIHSALKIGPQLTMDDGADVVSILHSKRTDLLEDVIGGTEETTTGVIRLKSMAAEGVLRYPIVAVNDADTKHLFDNRYGTGQSTIDGIIRATNRLLAGSVFVVVGYGWCGRGLAMRANGMGARVVVTEVNAVRALEAAMDGFYVMPMEEAAPLGDFFCTVTGDIHVIRKEHFQAMKGGAIVANSGHFNVELDLDGLAEIAVGRRRIREFVEEFTLEDGRKVNVLGEGRLINLAAAEGHPSSVMDMSFANQALSAEYMVKKAGSLGKKVYGVPEEIDHDIARLKLRAIGVEIDTLTEEQVRYLNSWQMGT comes from the coding sequence ATGGAATATGATATCAAGGACATCAACCTGGCCGACCAGGGAAAACTCCGTATCGAGTGGGCCGCCCAGAACATGCCGGTTCTGGCCCGGATAGAGGAGCGGTTCCGTCTGGAGCTGCCTCTTGATGGCTATCGGCTTGTTGCGTGCCTTCACGTTACCACCGAGACGGCTCAATTGATGAAGACCCTGAAGGCCGGCGGCGCTCAGGTTGCCCTGTGCGCTTCCAATCCGCTCAGTACCCAGGACGATGTGGCCGCTTCCCTTGTGAAGGACGACCATATTTCTGTTTTTGCAATAAAAGGTGAGGACAACGACACCTATTATGACCACATCCACTCGGCCCTGAAGATCGGGCCCCAGTTGACCATGGATGATGGAGCCGATGTCGTCTCGATCCTTCACTCCAAAAGAACGGATTTGCTGGAGGATGTGATCGGAGGGACGGAAGAAACAACCACGGGCGTAATCCGCCTGAAGAGTATGGCCGCTGAGGGGGTGCTTCGCTACCCCATAGTTGCGGTTAACGACGCGGACACCAAGCATCTTTTCGATAATCGATATGGCACCGGGCAGAGTACCATCGACGGAATTATCAGAGCCACCAACCGTTTGCTCGCCGGAAGCGTTTTTGTGGTCGTCGGTTATGGCTGGTGCGGAAGAGGATTGGCCATGCGCGCCAACGGAATGGGTGCGAGGGTGGTAGTTACCGAGGTTAATGCCGTCAGGGCGCTTGAGGCGGCAATGGACGGATTTTATGTCATGCCCATGGAAGAGGCAGCTCCGTTGGGGGATTTTTTCTGTACGGTTACCGGGGATATCCACGTTATCAGAAAGGAGCATTTTCAGGCCATGAAGGGTGGAGCCATCGTGGCCAACTCCGGCCACTTCAATGTTGAGCTTGACCTCGACGGTCTTGCGGAAATAGCGGTTGGGCGCCGCCGCATCCGTGAATTTGTGGAAGAGTTCACCCTGGAGGACGGCAGAAAAGTGAATGTTCTCGGGGAAGGACGCCTCATCAACCTGGCTGCCGCTGAAGGTCATCCCTCCAGCGTAATGGACATGAGCTTTGCCAACCAGGCCCTGTCGGCCGAATACATGGTCAAAAAAGCCGGGTCCCTGGGAAAAAAGGTATATGGGGTTCCCGAGGAGATTGACCATGATATCGCACGGCTGAAATTAAGGGCCATCGGGGTTGAGATAGACACCTTGACCGAGGAACAGGTGCGGTATCTGAACTCCTGGCAGATGGGAACGTGA
- a CDS encoding putative permease YjgP/YjgQ family protein — MTRIDRYLIKSWFVFFLPTLAVLSSVYLSSEIAFRVWGLLGQNIPPFKLALHFLLKLPSISYQMAPLAALLATLMVLTGMKRTKELTAMFCTGLGSFRIGVPLLGATLAICAVGYYWGETLAPSSIKAGKDILRSGQKNVSRIIGGSQIWLLEGKRVIHIGSVVGNGKLLLEPTVLEFSGKGFKTLVRRLDAPQARWENGAWIMDRGIARTFSNGAIIQATDPGRIKAPIEISPQDFFGIRRSPDEMNSREIRKYVDNLRRSGVPYSRFEVRLYNKAATAFLPFIFALLALPVGFQVPVKGGAPLGMGLGIVVALAYWSVYSLLLSLGNSGILPAPLAAWGANIIFSMVAVTAILIKPSPRLI, encoded by the coding sequence ATGACCCGCATCGACCGGTATCTGATCAAAAGCTGGTTCGTGTTTTTCCTGCCAACGCTTGCCGTTCTCAGCTCTGTCTACCTCTCCAGTGAGATCGCTTTTCGGGTCTGGGGCCTCCTGGGGCAGAACATCCCCCCTTTCAAACTGGCCCTTCACTTTCTCCTGAAGCTCCCCTCCATCTCCTATCAGATGGCGCCACTGGCGGCACTGCTTGCCACACTCATGGTACTTACGGGGATGAAAAGGACAAAAGAGCTTACCGCCATGTTCTGCACGGGACTCGGGAGCTTTCGCATCGGCGTTCCGCTGCTTGGCGCCACGCTGGCGATATGCGCCGTCGGTTATTATTGGGGGGAAACGCTGGCTCCATCATCCATAAAGGCCGGCAAGGACATCCTGAGATCCGGTCAAAAGAATGTTTCAAGGATTATCGGCGGCAGCCAGATCTGGCTCCTGGAAGGCAAAAGGGTTATCCATATCGGGAGCGTCGTTGGGAATGGAAAGCTACTGCTTGAACCGACCGTCCTGGAATTTTCCGGTAAGGGGTTCAAGACTCTCGTAAGGAGGCTTGATGCCCCCCAGGCCCGATGGGAAAACGGAGCCTGGATCATGGACCGCGGGATAGCGCGGACCTTTTCAAACGGAGCTATCATCCAGGCCACCGACCCGGGCCGCATCAAAGCGCCCATTGAAATCAGCCCGCAGGATTTTTTCGGAATACGCAGGAGCCCCGATGAGATGAACAGCAGGGAAATAAGAAAATATGTGGATAACCTTCGGAGATCCGGGGTGCCGTACAGTCGATTCGAAGTGCGGCTCTACAATAAGGCGGCAACCGCCTTTCTCCCTTTTATCTTCGCTCTGCTTGCTCTCCCCGTGGGTTTTCAGGTCCCGGTCAAGGGCGGGGCTCCGTTGGGCATGGGGCTGGGAATCGTGGTCGCCCTCGCCTACTGGTCGGTCTATTCCCTTCTTTTGTCCCTCGGAAACTCAGGGATTCTGCCCGCCCCCCTGGCCGCATGGGGCGCCAACATTATTTTTTCCATGGTCGCCGTAACCGCGATCCTGATAAAACCATCACCGCGGCTGATCTGA
- a CDS encoding putative permease YjgP/YjgQ family protein, whose product MALKIQKYIMLKFISHFSAGAGIFTALFLMDQASRQVNEIAPQMNSFSQFMTTFSLLLPEMLTYSLPLAFLMAMIATIGQMKQDQELTSIYYAGVSPLSVFVPFVFSASCIFLLLASLSIYISPMSFRAYNDSLLEIARQRVLSELKPGTFFRGIPGAVLLVDDFDPASGKMGHLLMVQSWKKGKGDIILAKSGIIEIPTVLGGDVTLRLHHGTIQPISAPEPGYISGAFDNLVTRIEKHGSAEGLNSEQLYSSLTLGQLREKVPELKSEGRTMELRKLIMTIHRRFSLPAVIMIFPFIIFPMAISSRSYGKPAAFLASIVLFGISFFLFSLSSRLTAGDAFSPVFAAWMPDAVLSVIALVFFCPFLAGHCFHRPKVRKGIGA is encoded by the coding sequence ATGGCGCTTAAGATCCAGAAGTACATCATGCTCAAATTCATCAGCCACTTCTCGGCTGGCGCCGGTATCTTTACTGCTCTTTTCCTGATGGATCAGGCCTCAAGACAGGTCAATGAGATCGCCCCCCAGATGAACAGCTTCAGCCAGTTCATGACGACCTTTTCCCTCCTCTTGCCGGAGATGCTGACCTACAGCCTCCCACTGGCATTTCTCATGGCGATGATCGCGACCATCGGACAGATGAAGCAGGACCAGGAATTGACCTCGATCTATTACGCCGGGGTCTCCCCGCTCTCCGTCTTCGTTCCCTTTGTTTTTTCGGCCTCGTGCATATTTCTTCTCCTGGCAAGCCTTTCAATCTACATCTCCCCCATGAGTTTCAGGGCCTATAACGACAGCCTGCTGGAAATAGCAAGACAAAGGGTACTGAGTGAATTAAAACCGGGAACCTTTTTCAGGGGTATACCGGGCGCCGTCCTCCTGGTGGATGATTTTGATCCTGCATCCGGAAAAATGGGCCACTTGCTGATGGTGCAAAGCTGGAAAAAGGGCAAGGGGGATATTATCCTGGCGAAATCCGGTATTATCGAGATCCCCACGGTGCTTGGAGGGGACGTAACACTCCGTCTCCACCATGGCACGATTCAGCCGATCAGCGCGCCGGAACCAGGGTACATATCCGGAGCTTTCGACAACCTTGTCACGCGAATTGAAAAACATGGATCCGCGGAGGGCCTGAACAGTGAACAGCTCTATTCCAGCCTTACCCTGGGGCAATTGCGCGAAAAGGTGCCTGAGCTGAAATCGGAGGGGAGAACAATGGAACTGCGAAAGCTGATAATGACCATCCACAGGAGGTTTTCACTGCCTGCGGTTATCATGATCTTTCCTTTCATAATCTTCCCCATGGCCATTTCCTCACGGAGCTACGGGAAACCCGCGGCTTTTCTGGCATCCATAGTTCTCTTCGGCATCAGTTTCTTCCTCTTTTCCCTCAGTTCCAGGTTAACCGCAGGTGATGCATTCTCGCCGGTATTCGCGGCGTGGATGCCCGACGCCGTTTTATCCGTCATTGCTCTCGTCTTTTTCTGCCCCTTCCTTGCCGGCCATTGCTTCCACAGGCCAAAAGTCCGGAAAGGGATTGGGGCATGA
- a CDS encoding cheW-like domain protein, protein MGDRVVLFRIGKIHFSVPFEAVGEIVGKERIVHREALPENVPAGENDIEEWVYARGDWFPLNPLISEPGLPGRTQVIILRLNGKGRAFFVDEVLGIENLSALRPVPPAVSRCTDFPLSGFRIWESKIVFDLDLSRLI, encoded by the coding sequence ATGGGCGACAGAGTGGTACTTTTTCGCATCGGAAAAATCCATTTTTCGGTGCCCTTCGAAGCGGTTGGTGAGATCGTGGGCAAGGAGCGTATTGTCCACAGGGAAGCCCTTCCCGAGAACGTACCGGCGGGCGAGAATGACATCGAGGAATGGGTGTATGCCCGGGGGGACTGGTTTCCTTTAAACCCCCTCATTTCCGAACCCGGCCTTCCTGGACGAACACAGGTGATCATTTTGAGGCTCAACGGGAAAGGCAGGGCTTTTTTTGTTGATGAGGTGCTGGGGATTGAGAATCTGTCGGCGCTGCGGCCGGTTCCCCCTGCGGTATCTCGTTGCACTGACTTTCCCCTGTCGGGGTTTCGTATATGGGAGAGTAAAATCGTTTTCGACCTTGACCTTTCCAGGCTGATTTAA
- the cheV gene encoding chemotaxis protein CheV, producing the protein MTDSRLISFHVGDCDFAVPLSEIREIVAAVSVTPVPDGRLPLEGLMVYRGGQALPVFSLLGALGRDSESGGSLIVVSELGPAFVGFRVEGIGGVVDGVQGDRLDEYHGELKGRAGAIEGTFESGDRSMIVLSLSAVFQEVVR; encoded by the coding sequence ATGACCGACAGTCGCCTCATCTCATTCCATGTGGGTGATTGTGATTTTGCCGTGCCTCTGAGTGAGATCCGCGAGATCGTCGCCGCTGTCTCTGTGACCCCGGTTCCAGATGGCAGACTTCCTCTGGAAGGGTTGATGGTTTACCGGGGTGGGCAGGCCCTGCCCGTGTTTTCTCTTTTGGGCGCTCTGGGCAGAGATTCCGAATCGGGCGGGAGCCTTATTGTGGTCTCAGAACTTGGACCTGCCTTTGTCGGGTTTAGGGTTGAGGGGATCGGAGGGGTTGTCGATGGGGTTCAAGGGGACCGCCTGGATGAGTATCATGGTGAATTGAAAGGCCGGGCCGGCGCCATTGAAGGGACCTTTGAGTCCGGAGATCGGTCCATGATCGTTCTCAGCCTTTCTGCTGTATTTCAGGAGGTGGTTCGTTGA
- the arlR gene encoding response regulator ArlR has translation MKKILVADDSVTIQKVIALTFADEPVDIQSVGSGSDALDKMRDWKPDIVLADVIMPQVNGYELCRAVKENESTRDIPVLLLAGTFEAFDEEEAKGAGADGFITKPFEALELIEKVNGLMEKGVQVEPPRTPVVEPAFEPAQKPVFEPVQGAADTEPAPATVPPVEETISEPDIWDILSEADEMEPVKPRGPTEVETASPSLGPLEGSGVVDFGSFDIGLDRAEESHEVPMVPTPDAIQPPEMPPPVMPPPVMPSPVMPPPVMPSPVMPPPVMPVGSEGESKIERREKDFFGFETGRTDSVSLDIMEDAIEEITFDVEEPAPSGVPDPDPFKAQESVPLEIQEPASFKVQEPAPFEIQESVPQDAGKEETAFTVHEPLPDGSHGTAEAVLSQIDDAQLESIIREAVEKKVEKIVWEVVPELSEILIREAIEKIRGGRA, from the coding sequence ATGAAAAAGATCCTGGTAGCTGATGACAGCGTCACTATTCAGAAGGTTATTGCCCTTACCTTTGCCGACGAGCCCGTCGATATCCAGTCTGTTGGTTCCGGATCGGATGCCCTGGATAAGATGAGGGACTGGAAGCCCGATATTGTTCTGGCTGACGTCATCATGCCGCAGGTGAATGGGTATGAACTCTGCCGGGCAGTCAAGGAAAATGAGTCCACCAGGGATATCCCTGTGCTTCTCCTGGCGGGAACATTTGAGGCTTTCGATGAGGAAGAGGCAAAGGGCGCCGGCGCCGATGGCTTCATCACCAAACCCTTCGAGGCGCTGGAGCTCATTGAAAAGGTTAATGGGTTAATGGAAAAGGGTGTCCAGGTGGAACCCCCCAGGACCCCTGTTGTGGAGCCTGCTTTTGAACCCGCCCAGAAACCCGTTTTTGAACCCGTTCAGGGTGCTGCCGATACTGAACCAGCCCCGGCAACCGTCCCCCCCGTAGAAGAGACCATTTCCGAACCGGATATCTGGGACATCCTCAGCGAGGCCGATGAGATGGAGCCCGTAAAGCCGCGGGGACCGACGGAGGTGGAGACTGCATCTCCATCTCTCGGACCGCTGGAGGGCTCCGGTGTCGTTGATTTTGGGAGTTTCGACATCGGGCTTGACAGGGCCGAGGAATCCCATGAAGTCCCGATGGTTCCAACCCCGGATGCAATCCAGCCGCCCGAAATGCCGCCGCCCGTAATGCCGCCGCCCGTAATGCCGTCGCCCGTAATGCCGCCGCCCGTAATGCCGTCGCCCGTAATGCCGCCGCCCGTAATGCCGGTTGGTTCTGAAGGCGAAAGTAAGATTGAACGACGGGAAAAAGACTTCTTCGGATTTGAGACCGGAAGAACGGACTCAGTGTCCCTGGATATCATGGAAGACGCGATCGAGGAAATCACCTTCGATGTCGAGGAGCCCGCCCCGTCCGGGGTTCCCGATCCTGACCCATTTAAGGCACAGGAGTCCGTTCCGCTTGAGATACAGGAACCCGCCTCGTTTAAGGTGCAGGAACCTGCCCCGTTTGAGATACAGGAATCTGTTCCACAGGATGCCGGGAAGGAAGAAACCGCATTCACCGTCCACGAGCCCCTCCCGGATGGGAGTCATGGGACGGCAGAGGCCGTTTTATCCCAAATTGATGATGCCCAGCTTGAATCCATCATCAGGGAGGCCGTGGAAAAGAAGGTTGAGAAGATTGTATGGGAGGTTGTGCCGGAACTCTCAGAGATCCTGATTAGGGAAGCCATCGAGAAAATCAGGGGCGGCAGAGCCTGA